The sequence ACGAGCTCACCCACAGCATCGCCACGAACGGAGCGATCAGGCAGACCCCGGCCACCACACGCGTGGGGGTGACCACCTGTCTGCGATCCGGCGATTCGACTGACTGTGTCATGGCCATGGCTCCGTCCCCTGGCTGTGGCTGTCTCCTGTGTAATGGGCTGGAAATCTATGGCAGGGCCGTGGCGCGCGTCACTAGCTGTCCGCATATCGGTATGGAGAATCCACCTGGGGACACCCTTGCGGTGCGGGCGATGACCTGGTTTGTCCCGGTTGGGGCGGAATCGGCCGCAGCGGGGGTGGGGTGAGCGGGGCGCGGTTGGGGTGGGGGCGTCGAGGGGCGTGCCGAACCCCGGTAAGTCCGGGGATGTGGCGTGTCGTCGGTCTGTCGGATGGATCGGCCCACGAGGGGGCGGCCGGCCCGTGCGGCGCTCGGTCCGTGGGCGCCGCTCGGTCCGTAACTGGCGCTCAGTCCATGGGGCGCCGCTCGGCCCGTGGTGCCGCTCAGTCCGTGGGGCGGCGCAGCCTGGCGACGAACTTGTAGCGGTCGCCCCGGTAGACCGAGCGCACCCACTCCACCGGCTGCCCCTGCGCGTCGAGCGAGTGCCGGGAGAGCATCAGCATCGGCAGGCCGACGTCCGTGCCCAGCAGACCGGCCTCGCGCGGCGTGGCCAGTGAGGTCTCGATGGTCTCCTCGGCCTCCGCCAGGCGGACGTCGTACACCTCGGCCAGCGCGGTGTAGAGGGAGGTGTACTTGACGAGGTTGCGGCGGAGTGCCGGAAAGCGCTTCGCCGACAGATGGGTGATCTCGATGGCCATCGGCTCGCCGCTGGCCAGCCGCAGCCGCTCGATGCGCAGCACCCGGCCGCCGGTGGCGATGTCCAGCAGGCCGGCGAGCCGGTCGTCGGCGGTGACATAGCCGATGTCCAGCAGCTGGGAGGCGGGCTCCAGACCCTGGGCCCGCATGTCCTCCGTATAGGAGGTCAGTTGCAGCGCCTGGGACACCTTGGGCTTGGCGACAAAGGTGCCCTTGCCCTGGATGCGCTCCAGCCGGCCCTCGACGACCAGCTCCTGGAGGGCCTGGCGCACCGTTGTACGCGAGGTGTCGAACTCCGCGGCGAGGGTGCGCTCGGGCGGGACCGGGGTGCCGGGCGGCAGGGTCTCGGTGATCTCCAGCAAGTGCCGCTTCAGGCGGTAGTACTTGGGTACCCGCGCGGTCCGCGTGCCGCCGCCGCTCTCGGCACCGTTGCCCCCGTCCGTCTCCATGACCCGCCTCTCCGACTCCTGTCGCGCTGCCGTCACCGGCTCCTCCGTACGTAGCGGCTCACATCGTGGCACGGGTGGGTTCCCGCGCTCCCGTGCAGGTCCCCGCTCCGTCAGATGTCGGTCCGGTAACGGACCTGACAGCGACTCTTATACACCCTTGACACTCCAAAAGGTCTAGGCCAAGCTGCGGGGCACTGGTCTAAACCATTAAGGACCACACCCGGTCTTGGGGGGAGAGCGCAATGAAGCGTGGGCTCATAGCGGCGACGGCGGTCGCGGGAATGCTGGGGAGTGTCGCCGCCTGTGGGGCCGGTGGCGGCGGCACGGCGGGCGCCGAGGGCTTCAAGGGGAAGAAGCTGACCGTTTGGGTGATGAGCGGTTCGAATCCGGCGCAGTGGACCGAACAGGTCTCCGAGCAGTTCAAGAAGAAGACTGGTGCCACCGTCGAGTTCAAGGTCCAGCAGTGGAACGGCATTCAGCAGAAGCTGAGCACCGCCCTTTCCGAGGACACCCCGCCGGATGTCGTCGAAATCGGCAACACCCAGACCGCCGCCTATGCCAAGGCCGGAGCCCTGGCCGATCTCGGCGACCTGAAGAAGGAGATCGGCTCCCACTGGAACGACGCCTTCAACAAGGCCTCGCTCGTGGACGGAAAGCAGTACGCACTGCCGTGGTTCGCCGGAAACCGCGTGGTGATGTACAACAAGAAAATCTGGGCCGAGGCCGGCCTCAAGGGCACCCCCACGACGCGCAAGGAGCTCTTCAAGGACTTTGCCGCCATCAAGAAGAAGACCGGCGCCGAGCCGCTGTATCTCCCCGGCCAGAACTGGTACTTCCTCGACGGCCTGACCCTCGGCACCGGCGCCCAGCTGGTGAAGAAGCAGGGCGGCAAGTGGGTCTCCAACCTCGCGGACCCCAAGGTCTCCAAGGCCATGGAGATCTACCAGCAGTACCAGGCCTTCAGCACCGCTCCCAAGAACAAGGACGAGGCCACCCCGCAGCAGAGTGAAATCTTCGCCAAGGGGAAGACCGGGGCCGTCATCGCCATGGGCTACGAGGCCGCCGAAGCTGTCAAGGCCAACCCGGATATCAAGAAAGACATCGGCTTCTTCACCATCCCCGGTGAGACCGCGGCCAAGCCCGAAGGCGTATTCCTCGGCGGCTCCAACTTCGCCGTCGCCGGTATGGGCAAGAACCAGGAACTCGCCAGGGAATTCCTGAAGGTCGCCTTGTCCCAGCAGAACGACGGCCAGATGGTCAAGGAAGCCGGCTGGACCCCGAAGTCCGCCGACCTGGCCGCCGTTGCCCAGAAGAATCCGGCCGCCGCGGCCGCCGCCCCCGCCGCGGAGAAGTCCGGCGGCACCACTCCGCTGATTCCCCAGTGGGCCGCGGTGGAGAACCTGCCGAACCCGATCAAGAGCTATATGACGGCCGTCCTCGGCGGTAAGTCCCCGGCCGACGCCGCCAAGGACGTCGAATCCGAGATCAACGCACGGCTCGCCCGGCAGTAACCGGCGGCTGTCCGCGGGCCGTCCTTTCACGGTCCGGCCGGCACGGACGCAGGCGCGGCACCAGGTGCACCGAGGTCACGGAACGAGGGGGAGCAGGGCCCATGGCAGCGCAGCTCGACGACGCGGCGGGAAGTGCCGTGCCGCAGACCGGTGGGGGAGGGGCCCCGCCCCCACGGCGTGGCCCGGACAGCCGGCGGGCGGGGCCCGGCACCCCTCGTCCGCCCGTTCGCCGCGCCCCTCGTTCCCCCGCCCGCCGCACTCCTCGTTCCCCCGCCCGCCGCGCCCCCTACCTCCTGCTGCTGCCCGCCCTGCTCGCCACCGCGGTCTTCCTGGGCTGGCCCATGGTGCGCAACCTCCTGCTCTCCTTCCAGAACCTCAATATGAAGGAGCTGATCCAGCACCTCACCGACTGGCGCGGGACCGGCAACTACCAGGAGATCCTGGGCAGCGAGCAGTTCTGGCGGGTCACCCTGCGCACCCTGGTCTTCACCGCGGTCAATGTCGTCCTGATCATGGTCCTCGGGACGCTGATCGGGCTGCTGCTGGCCCGGCTCGGCAAGAAGATGCGCCTCACGCTGTCCCTCGCGCTGGTGCTGGCCTGGGCCATGCCGGTGATCGCCGCCACCACCGTCTTCCAGTGGCTCTTCGACTCCCGCTACGGCGTCGTCAACTGGCTGCTGGACAGGGCGGGCTGGCACGCCATGGCCCACTACGACTGGGTCGGCACCCAGCTGTCGACCTTCTCCGTGATCACCATGCTGATCGTCTGGCAGTCGCTGCCCTTCGTGGCC is a genomic window of Streptomyces sp. Edi2 containing:
- a CDS encoding GntR family transcriptional regulator, with protein sequence METDGGNGAESGGGTRTARVPKYYRLKRHLLEITETLPPGTPVPPERTLAAEFDTSRTTVRQALQELVVEGRLERIQGKGTFVAKPKVSQALQLTSYTEDMRAQGLEPASQLLDIGYVTADDRLAGLLDIATGGRVLRIERLRLASGEPMAIEITHLSAKRFPALRRNLVKYTSLYTALAEVYDVRLAEAEETIETSLATPREAGLLGTDVGLPMLMLSRHSLDAQGQPVEWVRSVYRGDRYKFVARLRRPTD
- a CDS encoding extracellular solute-binding protein — encoded protein: MKRGLIAATAVAGMLGSVAACGAGGGGTAGAEGFKGKKLTVWVMSGSNPAQWTEQVSEQFKKKTGATVEFKVQQWNGIQQKLSTALSEDTPPDVVEIGNTQTAAYAKAGALADLGDLKKEIGSHWNDAFNKASLVDGKQYALPWFAGNRVVMYNKKIWAEAGLKGTPTTRKELFKDFAAIKKKTGAEPLYLPGQNWYFLDGLTLGTGAQLVKKQGGKWVSNLADPKVSKAMEIYQQYQAFSTAPKNKDEATPQQSEIFAKGKTGAVIAMGYEAAEAVKANPDIKKDIGFFTIPGETAAKPEGVFLGGSNFAVAGMGKNQELAREFLKVALSQQNDGQMVKEAGWTPKSADLAAVAQKNPAAAAAAPAAEKSGGTTPLIPQWAAVENLPNPIKSYMTAVLGGKSPADAAKDVESEINARLARQ
- a CDS encoding sugar ABC transporter permease; this encodes MAAQLDDAAGSAVPQTGGGGAPPPRRGPDSRRAGPGTPRPPVRRAPRSPARRTPRSPARRAPYLLLLPALLATAVFLGWPMVRNLLLSFQNLNMKELIQHLTDWRGTGNYQEILGSEQFWRVTLRTLVFTAVNVVLIMVLGTLIGLLLARLGKKMRLTLSLALVLAWAMPVIAATTVFQWLFDSRYGVVNWLLDRAGWHAMAHYDWVGTQLSTFSVITMLIVWQSLPFVALNLYAATTTIPGELYEAARMDGAGTWQVFTSVTFPFLKPFFLATTFLEIIWVFKAFPQIFAINEGGPDRLTETLPIYAFTEGVGNLHFGMGAAISLLTIVVLLAVTAHYLRLTLRQERHEENEL